A stretch of the Paenibacillus dendritiformis genome encodes the following:
- a CDS encoding DegT/DnrJ/EryC1/StrS family aminotransferase: MYEIPFLRPNLVKKERLLSYFEKIEASRIYSNYGPLNHQFEMRVIARMFGGIGAAVTVHNATLGLMLAISQSKRPQGKYAVMPSFTFAATPLAAEWCGLEPYFLDIEPDDWQMNRAQVTETVERLGEQIAVVVPYATFGSAIDLSLYDTLLQEGIPVVIDAAASFGTTVAEDAAQFGKGFGGAVVFSFHATKTFGVGEGGLVYSADQDLIQRIRRAGNFGFSSSRESVMLGLNSKISEYTAAIALATLEGFQAVQKRRKTIMGYYLRELQQQDLMQRGWSVQKMQGRVPLQFFSMLSPDPPGNREVIKRLASHSIEARTYFSPACHQQKQFQSCPHSDLEVTERVADRIISLPLWEEMNEATVRRIVKVLGSITEGNAI, encoded by the coding sequence ATGTATGAAATTCCGTTCTTGCGACCGAACTTAGTCAAAAAGGAGCGGTTGCTTTCTTATTTTGAAAAAATAGAAGCAAGCCGGATTTACTCCAATTACGGACCCTTAAATCATCAATTTGAAATGCGCGTGATTGCCCGAATGTTCGGCGGCATCGGCGCAGCCGTGACGGTGCATAACGCTACTCTCGGGCTGATGCTGGCGATTTCGCAAAGCAAGCGGCCCCAGGGCAAATATGCGGTGATGCCCAGCTTTACTTTTGCAGCGACCCCTCTTGCCGCCGAGTGGTGCGGGCTGGAGCCCTATTTCCTGGATATTGAACCGGACGATTGGCAAATGAACAGAGCGCAAGTGACGGAAACGGTCGAGCGGCTGGGCGAGCAGATCGCGGTCGTCGTTCCCTACGCCACTTTCGGTTCGGCTATCGATTTATCCCTATACGATACACTGCTGCAGGAAGGAATTCCGGTCGTCATCGATGCGGCTGCCAGCTTCGGAACGACCGTTGCGGAGGATGCGGCACAATTCGGCAAAGGCTTCGGCGGAGCCGTGGTGTTCAGCTTTCACGCGACCAAAACGTTTGGCGTCGGCGAAGGCGGGCTGGTGTACAGCGCGGACCAGGATCTCATTCAGCGAATCCGCCGGGCCGGCAACTTCGGCTTCTCCAGCTCCCGGGAATCCGTAATGTTAGGCTTGAACAGTAAAATATCGGAATATACCGCCGCCATCGCCTTGGCCACTCTTGAAGGGTTCCAGGCCGTACAGAAGAGAAGAAAAACGATCATGGGCTATTATCTCCGCGAACTGCAGCAACAGGATTTAATGCAGCGGGGATGGTCTGTCCAAAAGATGCAAGGCCGGGTGCCCCTGCAATTTTTCTCTATGCTCAGCCCGGATCCTCCCGGCAACCGGGAAGTCATCAAGCGGTTAGCTTCCCATTCGATTGAAGCCCGGACTTACTTCTCCCCCGCATGCCATCAGCAGAAGCAGTTTCAAAGCTGCCCCCATTCTGATCTTGAGGTGACGGAACGGGTTGCAGACCGTATTATCAGTCTCCCCCTCTGGGAGGAAATGAATGAGGCCACCGTTAGGCGGATTGTGAAGGTGCTTGGAAGCATTACCGAGGGGAATGCCATATGA
- a CDS encoding glycosyltransferase family 2 protein — protein MEHPLVSVVIPAYNRPHTLKIAIDSVLEQTYPNIEIVICDDSSNNEVQQMLEKAYLPSYPQIKYYKNEKNLFLENWHKCFDLASGEYINYLMDDDVFHKEKIAKMLFFFNEFENITLVTSCRQTINEAGIFLSPVAATVRLYEETRVMDGKTLGNIALTRCLNVIGEPTTVLFRKADLAEPFGVYRGKQYSLINDMAAWLSLLSTGKAVYISEALSYFRLHANQNNSTLGFKAFSEWLDIMIASREEGFLETEELYKTALLAYRKRVEGYPQFAEDIQRIDTILTTIE, from the coding sequence TTGGAACATCCGTTGGTTAGTGTCGTGATTCCTGCTTATAACCGGCCACATACGCTAAAAATCGCCATCGACAGCGTACTTGAACAAACCTATCCGAATATCGAAATCGTCATTTGCGACGACAGCTCCAATAACGAAGTGCAACAAATGCTGGAAAAAGCATATCTGCCATCTTATCCCCAGATTAAATACTATAAAAACGAGAAAAACCTTTTTCTTGAAAACTGGCACAAATGCTTCGACCTGGCCTCGGGGGAGTATATCAATTACTTGATGGATGACGACGTCTTTCATAAAGAAAAGATCGCCAAGATGCTTTTCTTTTTTAACGAATTCGAAAACATTACGCTCGTCACCTCCTGCCGGCAAACCATCAATGAAGCGGGGATCTTTCTTTCGCCTGTCGCCGCAACGGTCAGACTCTACGAAGAGACAAGAGTAATGGATGGAAAAACGCTTGGGAATATCGCATTAACCCGTTGCTTAAATGTTATCGGTGAACCAACGACCGTGTTGTTTAGAAAAGCGGACCTTGCCGAACCGTTCGGGGTATACCGCGGGAAGCAATACTCGCTGATTAACGATATGGCTGCCTGGTTATCGCTATTGTCCACAGGAAAAGCGGTGTATATTTCGGAAGCGCTCAGCTACTTTCGGTTACATGCCAACCAAAACAACAGCACGCTTGGCTTTAAAGCGTTCAGCGAATGGCTCGATATTATGATCGCCTCCAGAGAGGAGGGTTTTCTGGAAACGGAGGAGTTGTACAAAACCGCCCTTCTTGCTTATCGGAAACGCGTCGAGGGATATCCGCAATTCGCAGAAGACATTCAGCGGATCGATACGATCTTGACTACGATAGAATGA
- a CDS encoding glycosyltransferase — protein MSSDFIPLLTVHLFLTDNISKEKLKEPISGLEENHITVKMYGPDDPLVDAGPRKPHVYVSIGDEWEPFTTLRSLPIHEKKRWLHFHSPDELESHKLFYCWIRATDPLPENKAVPPARFSSDTPLISVFTASYRSRERIQRPYRSLLNQTYPNWEWVIVDDSGDNEETYKNDLLPLKDPRVRRYRQDSRNGYIGALKRYAAGLCTGEILVEVDHDDDLMPDCLEKIVRAFQENPECGFVFGDCTEVYAENLHAHWYGWDCGFGYSVSYRVWLREMNRWQNAQRHTTINGNTVRHLVGLPNHPRAWSRDCYHLVGGHRDELLVADDYDMLIRTFLCSKFAAVPDLLYIQYRNERGNNTTFLRNKQIQILVRELERVYHDRIHSRLIELDLPEHLPYSRIWETSVYDPARKTAHVIHEDTSRVSILFPIPYSHPETVHTQLRKTFQRGMESGFKHIEVIVVGRIPKEVEFVASQAPAGAIRWWPMEPDDSLESCIQYAKYCASCKEKVVVMP, from the coding sequence TTGTCATCGGACTTTATTCCTTTATTGACGGTTCATCTGTTTTTGACAGACAACATTTCGAAGGAGAAATTGAAAGAACCGATCTCGGGGTTGGAAGAAAACCACATCACCGTGAAAATGTATGGACCTGATGATCCACTGGTCGATGCCGGCCCCCGAAAGCCGCATGTCTATGTATCCATAGGAGATGAGTGGGAGCCTTTTACAACCCTAAGATCGCTGCCTATTCATGAAAAAAAACGTTGGCTGCACTTCCATTCGCCGGACGAACTCGAATCGCATAAATTGTTTTATTGCTGGATCAGAGCGACGGATCCGCTCCCTGAAAACAAGGCCGTTCCTCCTGCCCGTTTTTCTTCCGATACGCCTCTCATATCCGTGTTCACGGCCAGCTACAGGTCAAGAGAAAGAATTCAACGGCCTTATCGATCTCTATTAAATCAAACCTACCCGAACTGGGAATGGGTCATCGTGGACGATTCCGGAGATAACGAGGAAACTTACAAAAATGACTTGCTTCCTCTGAAAGACCCTCGCGTACGCAGATACCGCCAGGATTCCCGCAATGGCTATATTGGGGCGCTCAAAAGGTATGCCGCAGGTCTTTGTACAGGTGAAATCTTAGTCGAGGTCGATCATGACGACGACCTGATGCCCGATTGCCTGGAGAAGATCGTTCGGGCTTTTCAGGAAAATCCCGAATGCGGCTTTGTTTTCGGGGATTGCACCGAGGTGTACGCAGAGAACCTTCATGCGCATTGGTACGGCTGGGATTGCGGTTTTGGATACAGCGTATCTTATCGGGTGTGGCTGCGTGAAATGAACCGCTGGCAAAATGCGCAGAGGCATACGACGATCAACGGCAATACCGTACGCCACTTGGTCGGGCTGCCGAATCATCCCCGCGCATGGTCTCGGGATTGCTATCATCTGGTCGGAGGTCATCGCGATGAGTTGCTGGTGGCCGACGATTACGACATGCTGATCCGGACGTTTCTTTGCTCCAAGTTTGCGGCCGTTCCCGATTTACTCTATATCCAATATCGGAACGAGAGAGGAAACAACACCACTTTTCTAAGAAATAAGCAGATTCAGATCTTGGTCAGAGAACTGGAACGGGTATACCACGATAGAATTCATTCGAGGCTGATCGAGCTGGATCTGCCGGAGCATCTGCCGTACAGCCGCATATGGGAGACCTCCGTATACGATCCCGCCCGCAAAACGGCTCATGTCATTCATGAAGATACTTCCCGAGTATCGATATTGTTCCCCATTCCTTATTCTCATCCGGAGACGGTGCATACTCAATTAAGAAAGACTTTCCAAAGGGGGATGGAGTCGGGCTTTAAGCACATCGAGGTTATCGTTGTGGGCCGTATCCCCAAGGAAGTGGAGTTTGTCGCTTCCCAAGCGCCTGCGGGGGCGATCCGCTGGTGGCCGATGGAGCCGGACGATTCATTGGAGTCTTGTATCCAATATGCGAAGTATTGTGCATCCTGTAAAGAGAAAGTGGTTGTGATGCCTTAA
- a CDS encoding Cfr family 23S rRNA (adenine(2503)-C(8))-methyltransferase, whose translation MNPTSKYETIGQILSDFNQPAYRYGQIMDAIFKQKIAEYERIAMLPKFLREELARMLGPYVSSVIPVKELTSQQVSKVLFAIGGGERIEAVRLSYKRGWQSYCISTQCGCGFGCRFCATGTIGLKRNLTADEITDQLLHFHLNGHALDSVSFMGMGEALANPHLFDALAILTNPHLFSLGHRRITISTIGLLPGIDRLTREFPQVNLTFSMHSPFDDQRSELMPINKRYPLRDVLNALDRHIRHTGRKVYIAYILLRGFNDSAEHAKAVAALLRGRGSWEHLYHVNLIPYNSTEVTPQSYLPSDPERIKMFVRTLKRNGVNVTVRTQFGSDINAACGQLYRTE comes from the coding sequence ATGAACCCAACCTCGAAATATGAAACGATTGGGCAGATCTTGTCCGACTTCAACCAGCCTGCGTACCGGTATGGGCAAATTATGGACGCTATTTTCAAACAAAAAATTGCTGAATACGAACGGATCGCCATGCTGCCTAAATTTTTGCGGGAAGAGCTGGCCCGGATGCTGGGTCCGTATGTTTCCAGCGTTATTCCGGTAAAGGAACTCACATCGCAGCAGGTCAGCAAGGTGCTGTTTGCCATCGGGGGCGGCGAACGCATAGAGGCCGTACGACTTTCCTATAAACGGGGGTGGCAATCGTATTGTATTTCCACTCAGTGCGGCTGCGGGTTCGGGTGCCGCTTTTGCGCCACCGGTACCATCGGCCTGAAACGAAATCTGACCGCAGACGAAATTACCGACCAATTGCTTCACTTTCACTTGAATGGCCACGCCCTGGACAGCGTGTCTTTCATGGGCATGGGGGAGGCGCTCGCCAACCCGCACCTTTTCGATGCGCTGGCGATCTTGACCAACCCGCATCTTTTCAGTTTAGGACATAGAAGAATTACGATTTCCACCATCGGCCTGTTGCCAGGAATCGATAGGTTGACGCGGGAGTTCCCACAGGTCAATCTAACCTTCTCGATGCATTCGCCGTTCGACGATCAACGGAGCGAACTGATGCCGATCAATAAGCGGTATCCGCTCCGCGACGTGTTGAATGCGTTGGATCGCCATATCCGGCATACGGGAAGAAAGGTGTATATCGCGTATATTCTTCTTCGAGGATTCAACGATTCGGCGGAGCATGCGAAAGCGGTTGCCGCCCTGTTAAGGGGAAGGGGATCTTGGGAACATCTTTACCACGTGAACCTAATTCCCTACAATTCGACCGAAGTGACGCCTCAAAGCTACTTGCCATCTGACCCTGAAAGGATCAAAATGTTCGTTCGGACATTGAAAAGAAATGGTGTGAACGTTACGGTCCGAACTCAATTCGGATCAGACATTAATGCGGCATGTGGACAGTTATACCGGACTGAATAG
- a CDS encoding DinB family protein: protein MATIAEVSQDLERFTVFISNLIPYSDDVLCTPIVGAWSIRDIISHIMGWDKNFSKTLNQVINNEEVKLEEHHDVQAFNEASVAFGRKMKLQDLLQEAISQRKQLIIKLNMVSESAFARQFHNSAYTLETFLQEMFINHDKHHEEQIRKYLQTVR, encoded by the coding sequence GTGGCAACGATTGCAGAGGTCTCTCAGGACTTAGAGAGATTTACAGTTTTTATTTCTAATTTAATCCCTTACTCTGATGATGTTCTATGCACACCAATAGTTGGTGCATGGTCGATTCGGGACATTATTAGTCATATTATGGGTTGGGACAAAAACTTTAGCAAGACACTTAACCAGGTTATAAACAATGAAGAAGTAAAACTGGAAGAACATCACGATGTACAGGCCTTTAATGAAGCATCCGTGGCTTTCGGCAGAAAAATGAAACTGCAAGATTTACTACAGGAAGCAATTTCCCAACGCAAACAACTGATAATAAAACTCAATATGGTGTCTGAATCAGCATTCGCCAGACAATTCCATAATAGCGCGTATACGCTGGAAACTTTTTTGCAAGAAATGTTTATTAACCATGATAAGCACCACGAAGAACAAATAAGAAAATATCTTCAAACGGTTCGATAA
- a CDS encoding VOC family protein: MKIIVTSIFVQNQDKALEFYSEKLGFVKKEDIPMGKFRWITLVSPDDPEGTELLLEPNDHPAAKEYQKKLFAEGIPVTMFGVADIHKEYKRLMEKGVKFTMEPTEMGKVTIAVFDDTCGNLIQIVQK; encoded by the coding sequence ATGAAAATCATTGTTACCAGTATATTCGTCCAAAATCAAGACAAGGCACTGGAGTTTTATTCAGAAAAACTGGGGTTTGTAAAAAAGGAGGACATTCCCATGGGGAAATTTAGGTGGATAACGCTTGTTTCTCCCGATGATCCAGAGGGTACCGAGCTTTTACTCGAACCGAATGACCATCCAGCCGCAAAGGAGTACCAAAAGAAGCTGTTTGCCGAAGGCATCCCAGTAACAATGTTTGGCGTTGCTGATATTCATAAAGAGTACAAACGATTAATGGAAAAAGGCGTGAAGTTCACTATGGAACCGACAGAAATGGGCAAGGTCACAATAGCTGTCTTCGACGATACATGCGGCAACCTTATTCAGATCGTGCAGAAGTAA
- a CDS encoding YheC/YheD family protein, which yields MRHKFINSKMLKGKPLSQDHVLSRHVPETHWYHAATLTKMLQSFAVLYIKPDKGSSGTGIIRVKRLNKSESLVSFKESSKKYPNTQIASEVAKRMHREKKYIIQQGIPLATYRQKPFDLRIVLQKPSNQWLLTWMSAKVAPRSNSIVTNVAKGARDANIKEVLRGADQQLNVPAVLKELSGVSCKIARKLGSRFPLRIVGLDMGIDKKGKVWFIEANTRPSFHGLNKFDPVQYRRYLLAKKQTEANS from the coding sequence ATGAGACATAAATTCATCAACAGCAAAATGCTAAAAGGAAAGCCCTTGTCACAGGATCACGTCCTATCTCGTCACGTTCCGGAAACCCATTGGTATCATGCCGCGACTCTTACCAAGATGCTCCAATCCTTCGCTGTATTATATATCAAACCCGATAAAGGTTCCTCAGGAACGGGGATTATCCGGGTCAAGAGGCTTAATAAGTCGGAAAGTCTGGTTTCATTCAAGGAATCGTCCAAAAAGTACCCCAATACACAAATCGCATCCGAAGTAGCAAAGAGAATGCACCGCGAAAAAAAGTACATTATCCAGCAAGGGATTCCACTAGCGACCTATCGACAGAAACCTTTTGATCTGCGGATTGTGCTGCAGAAACCCTCCAACCAGTGGTTGCTTACCTGGATGAGCGCCAAAGTCGCGCCTAGATCGAATTCCATCGTCACGAATGTGGCAAAAGGAGCTCGCGATGCGAATATTAAGGAAGTCCTTCGAGGAGCCGACCAACAGCTAAACGTACCCGCAGTTCTGAAAGAGTTAAGCGGTGTTTCCTGCAAAATCGCACGTAAATTGGGTTCTCGTTTCCCCCTTCGAATCGTCGGATTGGATATGGGGATCGACAAGAAAGGAAAGGTATGGTTTATCGAGGCTAACACGAGACCTAGCTTTCACGGATTAAACAAGTTCGATCCTGTGCAATACCGAAGATATCTTCTTGCAAAGAAGCAGACAGAAGCAAATAGCTGA
- a CDS encoding cupin domain-containing protein: protein MEKVGADAIEQNVHRGPGGITSVKVPNMKVTEEDRLDTGNPNDIVYCKDLFSLKESPRLGCGIMEMKETTFDWTLNYDEIDYVIEGHLDVIIDGTKVSAGPGEVILIPKGSKIQFSVPEYARFIYVTYPANWAEQA, encoded by the coding sequence ATGGAAAAAGTAGGGGCTGATGCTATTGAACAGAACGTTCATAGAGGTCCTGGAGGGATTACTTCTGTTAAAGTGCCAAATATGAAAGTAACAGAAGAGGATCGTCTCGATACAGGCAACCCTAATGATATCGTCTATTGCAAAGATCTTTTTTCGCTAAAGGAAAGTCCGAGACTTGGCTGCGGTATCATGGAGATGAAAGAAACAACCTTTGACTGGACACTTAACTATGATGAAATTGATTATGTGATTGAGGGACATCTGGATGTTATCATTGATGGTACAAAGGTGTCAGCTGGTCCAGGAGAAGTGATCCTGATTCCAAAAGGAAGTAAGATTCAATTTTCTGTGCCAGAATATGCACGATTTATCTATGTAACATATCCGGCTAACTGGGCAGAACAAGCGTAA
- a CDS encoding transposase, which yields MALIGLLLSHTRIAKRLIRYSLPGAQHPTVTHPDVVLAYLGLLCQGKSDFDQIEPFREDRFFAKSLVLKHVTSSPTLRQRLDLAAAHSYDWQTILLEESADLLHALNAPLTPVQVTLPEGKTLSWLPLDLDVSPFDNSHTRKEGEEGVSPTYKKVEGYAPFFAYLGQEGYGINVNLREVSRHVQKEAAAFLSHSLDYARRITDSPLLVRMVQELWDMNDKNLRTFLFYVTKSNK from the coding sequence TTGGCTCTCATTGGCCTGCTTCTTTCTCATACTCGAATTGCCAAACGTCTCATTCGGTACTCTCTGCCCGGTGCACAGCACCCTACCGTCACTCACCCGGATGTGGTCCTGGCTTATCTTGGATTGCTGTGCCAGGGGAAAAGCGATTTCGACCAGATCGAACCCTTTCGGGAGGACCGGTTTTTCGCGAAATCCTTAGTCCTGAAACATGTCACGTCCTCTCCCACTCTTCGGCAGCGGCTGGATTTAGCCGCCGCCCACAGCTACGACTGGCAGACGATTCTGCTCGAAGAGTCGGCGGACTTGCTGCATGCTCTGAACGCACCGCTGACCCCTGTTCAGGTCACCCTCCCTGAAGGGAAAACGTTGTCCTGGCTCCCCCTGGACCTGGACGTCTCGCCGTTCGACAATAGTCATACCCGGAAAGAAGGCGAAGAAGGCGTGTCCCCGACGTACAAAAAGGTGGAAGGCTATGCGCCGTTTTTTGCCTATCTAGGGCAGGAAGGCTATGGCATCAACGTCAATCTGCGCGAAGTCAGCAGGCATGTGCAAAAAGAAGCGGCTGCGTTTCTATCGCACAGTCTGGACTATGCCCGCCGAATCACCGATTCGCCGCTGCTCGTGCGCATGGTTCAAGAACTTTGGGACATGAATGACAAGAACTTGAGGACATTCCTATTCTATGTAACAAAAAGTAACAAATAA
- the tnpB gene encoding IS66 family insertion sequence element accessory protein TnpB has translation MRKSIDGLAAIVQEQFELNPFSSALFVFLNRLRIFWFFSETSPIQECNKVYSIR, from the coding sequence ATGCGCAAATCGATCGATGGACTGGCCGCGATTGTACAGGAACAATTTGAGCTCAATCCGTTTTCCTCGGCCCTGTTCGTGTTTTTGAACCGGTTACGGATATTCTGGTTTTTCTCGGAAACTTCGCCTATCCAAGAATGTAATAAGGTCTACTCCATTAGATGA
- a CDS encoding PocR ligand-binding domain-containing protein, whose amino-acid sequence MLKTNSPIATKVYARYSGILSLSKFSLLLHDNNGDVLLEFNPSPDFCRHICWENPTRPCADYLKRFKSGEQGRFVCCYGMENILLPIMVEDEVVGFISGMQAYSQEREYQKYLINTAELAEMKGLDLEFVAKAISAFPTIDKDKADVHEQLCHHIARNIALDIAESTQDNTGIIHRLSAEKEILEKKVIDLEAKNMSLVINPH is encoded by the coding sequence ATGCTGAAAACCAATAGTCCGATCGCAACCAAGGTATACGCACGATACAGCGGCATCCTGTCTCTATCCAAGTTCTCGCTGCTGCTGCACGATAACAATGGAGACGTGTTGCTGGAGTTCAATCCATCCCCTGATTTCTGCAGGCATATTTGTTGGGAGAATCCTACGCGGCCTTGCGCGGATTATTTGAAACGCTTTAAGTCAGGCGAACAGGGGCGATTTGTTTGCTGTTACGGCATGGAGAATATTTTGCTGCCCATTATGGTCGAAGATGAGGTTGTTGGCTTCATATCGGGGATGCAAGCGTATTCCCAGGAGAGGGAATATCAGAAGTATCTGATTAACACGGCGGAATTGGCCGAAATGAAGGGGCTGGATTTGGAATTTGTCGCGAAGGCGATATCGGCTTTTCCAACCATTGACAAGGATAAAGCAGATGTTCACGAGCAGCTTTGCCATCATATCGCTAGGAATATTGCGCTCGACATCGCTGAAAGCACGCAGGATAACACCGGGATTATCCATCGTCTGTCTGCGGAAAAGGAAATTCTGGAGAAAAAAGTGATTGACTTGGAAGCCAAAAATATGTCTCTCGTCATCAATCCGCATTAA
- the eutM gene encoding ethanolamine utilization microcompartment protein EutM, whose translation MKSEALGLIETKGLVGSIEAADAMVKAANVTLIGKEMVGGGLVTVMVRGDVGAVKAATDAGAAAAQRVGELISVHVIPRPHSEVEHILPAAKQ comes from the coding sequence ATGAAATCGGAAGCATTGGGTTTAATTGAAACAAAAGGATTGGTAGGTTCTATCGAAGCAGCAGACGCAATGGTCAAAGCAGCCAATGTCACCCTGATTGGCAAAGAGATGGTAGGCGGCGGCCTTGTTACCGTAATGGTACGTGGCGATGTAGGAGCGGTGAAAGCGGCAACGGACGCTGGTGCCGCAGCCGCACAGCGCGTAGGGGAACTGATATCCGTACATGTGATTCCTCGTCCTCACAGTGAAGTGGAACATATTCTTCCCGCTGCGAAGCAATAA
- a CDS encoding BMC domain-containing protein: MRSEALGLVETKGLVGSIEAADAMVKAANVTLIGKEMAGGGLVTVMVRGDVGAVKAATDAGAAAAKNVGELVSVHVIPRPHSEVEIILPTTKE, encoded by the coding sequence ATGAGATCGGAAGCTCTTGGTTTGGTTGAAACAAAAGGATTGGTAGGTTCTATCGAAGCGGCGGACGCTATGGTCAAAGCGGCCAATGTCACCTTGATTGGTAAAGAGATGGCAGGCGGCGGCCTTGTTACCGTGATGGTACGGGGCGATGTAGGTGCGGTGAAGGCGGCGACGGATGCCGGCGCCGCGGCCGCGAAGAATGTAGGGGAACTCGTGTCGGTACATGTGATTCCTCGTCCCCACAGCGAAGTGGAGATCATCCTTCCGACGACTAAGGAATAA
- a CDS encoding phosphate propanoyltransferase: MGNYEQVLSLLMEVVSGAVKAEGETRSIPLGISNRHVHLSQADVETLFGAGYTLSKMRDLSQPGQYACNETVTVCGPKGAIEKVRVLGPVRKQSQVEIMRGDCFKLGVKAPVRLSGELEGTPGITLVGPKGSVYIACGLMVAQRHIHMTPDDALYFGVTNGEMVSIQFDGLRGGGYHQVAIRVSSDAALDCHIDVEEANAMDLTSASVVKIIKNR; encoded by the coding sequence ATGGGGAACTATGAGCAAGTGCTGTCCTTGTTAATGGAGGTTGTATCCGGTGCTGTCAAGGCGGAAGGGGAGACTCGCTCCATCCCTTTAGGGATTTCAAACCGCCATGTGCATCTGTCTCAGGCTGATGTGGAGACGCTCTTCGGAGCCGGATATACGCTATCCAAAATGCGTGATTTGTCCCAACCCGGACAGTATGCATGTAATGAGACTGTTACGGTCTGCGGTCCAAAGGGGGCCATTGAAAAAGTGCGCGTTCTTGGCCCAGTGCGGAAGCAGAGCCAGGTAGAAATTATGCGGGGAGACTGTTTTAAGCTGGGCGTGAAAGCTCCCGTGCGCTTATCCGGGGAGCTGGAAGGCACACCGGGCATCACGTTGGTCGGGCCTAAGGGAAGCGTATATATTGCCTGCGGCTTGATGGTTGCACAGCGCCACATTCATATGACGCCTGATGATGCCCTTTACTTCGGCGTAACCAACGGAGAAATGGTCAGTATTCAATTTGATGGTCTCCGGGGCGGAGGGTACCATCAGGTCGCAATCCGAGTTAGCAGCGACGCCGCTCTCGACTGTCATATCGACGTTGAAGAGGCTAACGCGATGGATCTGACATCGGCGTCTGTGGTCAAAATCATAAAAAATCGCTAG